In a single window of the Silurus meridionalis isolate SWU-2019-XX chromosome 8, ASM1480568v1, whole genome shotgun sequence genome:
- the traf3 gene encoding LOW QUALITY PROTEIN: TNF receptor-associated factor 3 (The sequence of the model RefSeq protein was modified relative to this genomic sequence to represent the inferred CDS: inserted 1 base in 1 codon), with product MSLPRRVDGREQPIALHQQQSLLPLRGGFQDNFIMPPEPKYCCEHCRMVLCNPRQTECGHRFCESCITQLLGKPNPVCPADMEPLSQDKIFRDVCCHKEIMTLKVFCRSAKNGCKEQMSLQQVTDHLNMCEYFEVPCPLCKEKIMRKDMPEHLSRKCKYREATCEFCKHKIALTELQKHKETVCPAIPVACPNHCSAPSILRSELSMHQQDCPKAQVTCSFFRFGCTYKGLNQELREHESSFASEHLRLMVARSNTLEAKVEDVKNELLERYKVLPGLNSRITEVEEQYKEMRENXRQVEQKLSTMQKLMSTHSEKLLEVEMELRELRPLRAMREEVEALRGAVESMRSMVASLDSVRTGSGTHTMTSLETELSRHDELLSVHDIRLADMDLKLQVLETASFNGTLIWKICDYKRRKQEAVASKTLSLYSQPFYTGYFGYKMCARVYLNGDGMGKGTHLSLFFVVMRGEYDALLPWPFRQKVTLMLMDQGPTHKHLADAFKPDPNSSSFRRPTGEMNIASGCPLFITQTVLENGSYIKDDTIFIKVTVDTSDLPDP from the exons ATGTCCTTGCCGCGCCGTGTGGACGGGCGGGAGCAGCCGATTGCTCTGCATCAGCAGCAGTCCTTACTCCCGCTTCGTGGTGGTTTTCAGGACAACTTCATCATGCCTCCTGAGCCTAAGTACTGCTGCGAGCACTGTCGCATGGTGCTGTGTAATCCTCGGCAGACCGAGTGCGGACACCGCTTCTGCGAGAGCTGCATTACCCAGCTGCTTGG TAAACCAAATCCAGTGTGCCCAGCTGATATGGAGCCATTATCTCAAGATAAA ATATTCCGCGATGTTTGCTGTCATAAAGAGATTATGACATTGAAAGTCTTCTGCCGCAGTGCAAAAAACGGATGTAAAGAACAAATGAGTTTACAACAGGTTACG GACCATTTGAACATGTGTGAGTACTTTGAGGTTCCCTGTCCGTTGTGTAAAGAGAAGATCATGAGGAAGGACATGCCTGAACACTTGAGCCGCAAATGCAAATACCGTGAGGCCACCTGTGAATTCTGCAAACACAAAATAGCCTTAACAGAGCTACAG AAACACAAAGAAACCGTATGTCCTGCAATTCCAGTAGCATGCCCTAATCATTGTTCAGCTCCATCCATTTTAAGAAGTGAG cTGTCCATGCACCAGCAAGATTGTCCGAAGGCTCAAGTCACTTGTTCCTTCTTTCGTTTTGGCTGCACCTACAAG GGTCTAAACCAGGAATTGAGGGAGCATGAGTCAAGCTTTGCGTCAGAACACTTGCGACTAATGGTGGCTAGAAGCAACACCCTGGAGGCCAAG GTGGAAGATGTTAAGAACGAGCTGCTGGAACGCTACAAGGTTCTCCCAGGTCTGAACAGTCGTATTACAGAAGTGGAAGAACAGTATAAAGAGATGAGAGAAA ACCGGCAGGTGGAGCAAAAACTCTCCACTATGCAG AAGCTAATGAGTACACACTCCGAGAAGCTGCTGGAAGTGGAGATGGAGCTAAGGGAACTGCGGCCATTAAGGGCCATGCGTGAGGAAGTGGAAGCTCTCAGGGGGGCCGTGGAGAGCATGCGCTCTATGGTAGCATCACTTGACTCTGTCCGCACCGGTTCGGGTACCCACACGATGA CCTCATTAGAGACGGAGCTGTCACGGCATGACGAGCTGCTGAGTGTGCATGACATTCGCTTGGCCGACATGGACCTTAAGCTGCAGGTGCTGGAGACAGCCAGCTTTAACGGAACTCTTATTTGGAAGATTTGTGACTACAAACGGCGCAAACAAGAGGCGGTGGCTTCTAAAACACTGTCGCTTTACAGCCAGCCCTTCTACACTGGCTATTTTGGCTACAAGATGTGTGCGCGTGTTTATTTGAACGGTGATGGTATGGGAAAGGGCACACACCTGTCACTCTTCTTCGTAGTGATGCGTGGTGAGTACGATGCACTGCTGCCATGGCCTTTCCGCCAAAAGGTGACACTCATGCTAATGGACCAAGGTCCTACACACAAGCACCTGGCTGATGCCTTCAAGCCTGACCCAAACAGCAGCAGCTTCCGGCGGCCCACAGGGGAAATGAATATTGCCTCAGGGTGTCCACTCTTTATTACCCAAACTGTGCTGGAAAACGGCAGCTACATCAAAGATGACACCATCTTCATCAAGGTCACAGTGGACACCTCAGACCTGCCTGACCCATGA